In one Rhodococcus sp. B50 genomic region, the following are encoded:
- a CDS encoding acetyl-CoA C-acetyltransferase, with product MPEAVIVSAVRSPIGRARKGSLASIRPDDLATQMVAAALAKVPDLDPTEIDDLMLGCGQPAGQSGFNIARVVAVQLGYDFLPGVTVNRYCSSSLQTTRMALHAIKAGEGDVFVSAGVESVSSFVTGNADGLPDTKNPLFDDAQARSAKLAEGGVPWTDPRTEGLLPDVYLGMGQTAENVASHTGISREDQDRWGVRSHNRAEEAIKSGFFEREITPVTLADGTVVSTDDGPRPGTTYEAVSQLKPVFRPDGTVTAGNACPLNDGAAALVIMSDTKAKELGLTPLARIVSTGVSGLSPEIMGLGPIDATRKALANANMGIDDIDLFEINEAFAVQVLGSARELGIDEDKLNVAGGAIALGHPFGMTGARITTTLINNLRTHDKQFGVETMCVGGGQGMAMVLERLS from the coding sequence ATGCCCGAAGCAGTAATCGTGTCCGCAGTACGGTCGCCGATCGGGCGAGCACGCAAGGGCTCGCTCGCGTCGATCCGTCCGGACGACCTGGCGACCCAGATGGTCGCCGCGGCGCTCGCGAAGGTCCCCGACCTCGATCCCACCGAGATCGACGACCTCATGCTCGGCTGTGGACAGCCCGCAGGTCAGTCCGGCTTCAACATCGCCCGCGTGGTCGCGGTGCAGCTCGGCTACGACTTCCTTCCCGGGGTGACGGTCAACCGGTACTGCTCGTCGTCGCTGCAGACCACGCGCATGGCGCTGCACGCCATCAAAGCCGGTGAAGGCGACGTGTTCGTCTCCGCCGGTGTCGAATCGGTGTCGAGCTTCGTGACCGGCAATGCCGACGGTCTGCCCGACACCAAGAACCCGTTGTTCGACGACGCCCAGGCGCGCAGTGCGAAGCTCGCCGAAGGCGGAGTGCCGTGGACCGACCCGCGAACAGAGGGTCTCCTGCCCGATGTCTACCTCGGGATGGGGCAGACCGCCGAGAACGTCGCGTCCCACACCGGGATCTCCCGCGAGGACCAGGACCGCTGGGGCGTGCGCTCGCACAATCGGGCCGAGGAGGCCATCAAGAGCGGCTTCTTCGAACGGGAGATCACCCCGGTGACCCTCGCCGACGGCACGGTCGTCAGCACCGACGACGGTCCGCGACCGGGCACCACCTACGAGGCGGTCAGCCAGTTGAAGCCGGTCTTCCGTCCCGACGGGACCGTGACCGCCGGCAACGCGTGCCCGCTCAACGACGGTGCCGCCGCTCTGGTGATCATGTCCGACACGAAGGCGAAGGAACTCGGGCTCACCCCGCTGGCGCGCATCGTCTCCACCGGTGTCTCGGGCCTGTCGCCGGAGATCATGGGCCTCGGACCCATCGATGCGACTCGCAAGGCCCTCGCGAATGCGAACATGGGCATCGACGACATCGACCTGTTCGAGATCAACGAGGCGTTCGCCGTGCAGGTGCTCGGTTCGGCCCGCGAACTGGGGATCGACGAGGACAAGCTCAATGTCGCCGGTGGCGCGATCGCCCTCGGTCATCCCTTCGGTATGACCGGTGCTCGCATCACCACGACGCTCATCAACAACCTGCGCACCCACGACAAGCAGTTCGGTGTCGAGACGATGTGCGTCGGCGGCGGTCAGGGCATGGCGATGGTGCTCGAGCGGTTGAGCTGA
- the echA20 gene encoding (7aS)-7a-methyl-1,5-dioxo-2,3,5,6,7,7a-hexahydro-1H-indene-carboxyl-CoA hydrolase, whose protein sequence is MGITSTSDSAGITTVTVDFPPVNALPSQAWFDLAEAVTTAGRSLDTHAVILRAEGRGFNAGVDIKEMQATEGYDALIAANHGCAAAFAAVYDCEVPVIVAVNGFCVGGGIGLVGNADVIVASDDAVFGLPEVDRGALGAATHLARLVPQHMMRTLYYTAQNVTAQQLEHFGSVYKVVPRNELDAVAREIAETIAAKDTRVIRRAKEAINRIDPVDVKTSYRLEQGFTFELNLAGIADEHRDEFVATGKPRSNS, encoded by the coding sequence ATGGGCATCACCTCGACCTCCGACAGCGCCGGTATCACCACGGTCACCGTCGACTTCCCGCCCGTGAACGCTCTCCCCTCACAGGCCTGGTTCGACCTGGCCGAGGCCGTCACCACGGCCGGGCGCAGCCTCGACACCCACGCGGTGATCCTGCGCGCCGAAGGCAGAGGCTTCAACGCAGGTGTGGACATCAAGGAAATGCAGGCCACGGAGGGCTACGACGCCCTCATCGCCGCCAACCACGGTTGCGCCGCCGCGTTCGCCGCGGTCTACGACTGCGAAGTACCGGTGATCGTCGCCGTCAACGGCTTCTGCGTCGGTGGGGGCATCGGCCTCGTCGGCAACGCGGACGTCATCGTCGCCTCCGACGACGCCGTCTTCGGCCTGCCCGAGGTGGACCGCGGCGCACTCGGAGCCGCAACCCATCTCGCGCGCCTCGTCCCCCAGCACATGATGCGCACCCTGTACTACACGGCGCAGAACGTCACCGCGCAGCAGCTCGAGCACTTCGGTTCGGTGTACAAGGTCGTCCCGCGCAACGAACTCGACGCTGTCGCACGCGAGATCGCCGAGACGATCGCCGCGAAGGACACCCGCGTCATCCGGCGCGCGAAGGAAGCCATCAACCGCATCGACCCCGTCGACGTCAAGACGAGCTACCGCCTCGAGCAGGGGTTCACCTTCGAACTGAATCTCGCCGGCATCGCCGACGAGCACCGCGACGAGTTCGTCGCAACCGGAAAACCGCGCAGCAACAGCTGA
- a CDS encoding CoA transferase subunit A, with amino-acid sequence MRDKRMSLDDVVGELRSGMTIGLGGWGSRRKPMALVRAILRSDVEDLTVVTYGGPDLGLLCSAGKVKKAYYGFVSLDSAPFYDPWFAKARTNGEIVAREMDEGMIKCGLEAAAARLPFLPIRAGLGSAVVDFWEGELKTVTSPYPGPAGTETLIAMPALNLDAAFVHLNIGDKHGNAGYQGVDPYFDDLYCMAAERRYVSVEKIVETEQLVKEVPLQQLLLNRMMVDGIVEAPNGAHFTLAGDSYGRDEKFQRHYAESAKDPESWKAFVDRFLSGSEDDYQAAVQKFAQEQS; translated from the coding sequence ATGCGTGACAAGAGAATGTCGCTCGACGACGTGGTCGGCGAGCTGCGCAGCGGAATGACCATCGGCCTCGGTGGCTGGGGGTCGCGCCGCAAGCCTATGGCCCTCGTCCGAGCGATCCTCCGCTCGGATGTCGAGGATCTGACGGTCGTCACCTACGGCGGCCCCGATCTGGGTCTGCTGTGCTCGGCGGGCAAGGTGAAGAAGGCGTACTACGGGTTCGTGTCGCTCGATTCGGCACCGTTCTACGACCCGTGGTTCGCCAAGGCCCGGACGAACGGCGAGATCGTCGCCCGCGAGATGGACGAGGGCATGATCAAGTGCGGCCTGGAAGCCGCCGCCGCACGTTTGCCGTTCCTGCCCATCCGCGCAGGCCTGGGCTCGGCCGTCGTCGACTTCTGGGAGGGCGAACTGAAAACCGTCACGTCGCCGTATCCCGGACCGGCCGGCACGGAGACCCTCATCGCCATGCCGGCGCTGAACCTCGATGCGGCGTTCGTGCATCTCAACATCGGCGACAAGCACGGCAACGCCGGCTACCAGGGTGTCGACCCGTACTTCGACGACCTCTACTGCATGGCAGCCGAACGGCGCTACGTCTCCGTCGAGAAGATCGTCGAGACCGAGCAGCTCGTGAAAGAGGTTCCGCTGCAGCAGCTCCTGCTCAATCGCATGATGGTCGACGGGATCGTCGAAGCGCCGAACGGGGCGCACTTCACCCTCGCCGGCGACAGCTACGGTCGCGACGAGAAGTTCCAGCGCCACTACGCCGAGTCCGCCAAGGACCCCGAGTCCTGGAAGGCATTCGTCGACCGCTTCCTCTCGGGCAGCGAGGACGACTACCAGGCCGCAGTCCAGAAGTTCGCACAGGAGCAGTCATGA
- the ipdB gene encoding cholesterol ring-cleaving hydrolase subunit IpdB, producing the protein MTTTETVTRAEYCAIACADIFSGAGEIMASPMATLPQIGARLAKLTTEPDLLITDGEALILADVPALGAKAPIEGWMPFRKVFDVVASGRRHVVMGANQIDRYGNQNLSAFGPLQQPTRQMFGVRGAPGNTINHATSYWVGKHSSRVFVDTVDIVSGVGYDKVDPENPAFRFLNIPRVVTNLGVFDFGGPGHTFRALSLHPGVEAATVAENTSFEVTGLDEADVTREPTAEELRLIREVIDPRGLRDREVAL; encoded by the coding sequence ATGACCACCACCGAGACCGTGACCCGCGCCGAGTACTGCGCGATCGCATGCGCCGACATCTTCTCCGGTGCCGGCGAGATCATGGCGAGCCCGATGGCGACGCTGCCGCAGATCGGGGCGCGGCTGGCCAAGCTCACCACCGAGCCCGACCTGCTGATCACCGACGGAGAAGCACTCATCCTCGCCGACGTTCCGGCCCTCGGAGCGAAAGCGCCGATCGAAGGCTGGATGCCGTTCCGCAAGGTGTTCGACGTCGTCGCGTCGGGTCGCCGCCACGTGGTGATGGGCGCCAACCAGATCGACCGCTACGGCAACCAGAACCTGTCGGCCTTCGGTCCGCTCCAGCAGCCGACACGTCAGATGTTCGGTGTGCGCGGCGCTCCCGGCAACACCATCAACCACGCGACCAGCTACTGGGTCGGCAAGCACTCGTCGCGCGTGTTCGTGGACACGGTCGACATCGTCTCCGGTGTCGGATACGACAAGGTCGATCCCGAGAACCCGGCGTTCCGCTTCCTGAACATCCCGCGGGTCGTCACCAACCTCGGTGTCTTCGACTTCGGCGGCCCCGGCCACACCTTCCGCGCACTCTCGCTGCACCCCGGTGTCGAGGCCGCGACCGTCGCCGAGAACACCTCCTTCGAGGTCACCGGTCTCGACGAGGCCGACGTGACCCGCGAGCCCACCGCCGAGGAACTGCGCCTGATCCGAGAGGTCATCGACCCCAGGGGACTCCGCGACCGTGAGGTTGCGCTGTGA
- the ipdC gene encoding (3aS,4S,5R,7aS)-5-hydroxy-7a-methyl-1-oxo-octahydro-1H-indene-4-carboxyl-CoA dehydrogenase, translating into MSTLRTALTELVGIEHPVVQTGMGWVSGPRLTAATSNAGGLGILASATMTYPELEAAVTKTKSLTDKPFGVNMRADASDAGERIDLLIREKVKVASFALAPKKELIAKLKDHGIVVIPSIGAAKHAVKVASWGADAVIVQGGEGGGHTGPVATTLLLPSVLDAVDIPVVAAGGFFDGRGLAAALSYGAAGVAMGTRFLLTSDSAVPDSVKQQYLARGLQDTTVSLKVDGMPHRVLNTDLVNSLEKSSYAKGLVAAARNAAKFKSMTGMKWSTIVKDGLAMKKASDRTWQQIIMAANTPMLLKAGLVEGNTEAGVLASGQVVGMLDDLPSCQELIDRIVAEAVERIDALAALRHTEPSV; encoded by the coding sequence GTGAGCACCTTGCGCACAGCACTGACGGAGCTCGTGGGCATCGAACATCCCGTCGTCCAGACCGGCATGGGCTGGGTGTCCGGTCCGCGGCTGACAGCCGCGACCTCGAACGCCGGTGGCCTCGGTATCCTCGCGTCGGCAACGATGACCTATCCCGAACTCGAAGCGGCAGTGACGAAGACGAAGTCGCTCACCGACAAGCCGTTCGGTGTCAACATGCGCGCCGACGCTTCCGACGCGGGCGAGCGCATCGACCTGCTGATCCGCGAGAAGGTGAAGGTCGCGTCGTTCGCCCTCGCACCGAAGAAGGAGCTGATCGCCAAGCTCAAGGACCACGGCATCGTCGTGATCCCGTCGATCGGAGCGGCGAAGCACGCCGTGAAGGTCGCTTCGTGGGGGGCCGACGCGGTGATCGTGCAGGGCGGTGAGGGCGGTGGCCACACCGGTCCGGTCGCGACCACCCTGCTGCTCCCGAGCGTGCTGGACGCCGTCGACATCCCGGTGGTCGCCGCCGGTGGCTTCTTCGACGGTCGCGGGCTCGCGGCCGCACTGTCCTACGGTGCAGCGGGTGTCGCCATGGGAACGCGCTTCCTGCTCACCAGCGACAGCGCGGTGCCCGATTCCGTGAAGCAGCAGTACCTCGCGCGTGGCCTCCAGGACACGACGGTCTCGCTCAAGGTCGACGGCATGCCGCACCGGGTGCTCAACACCGATCTGGTGAACAGTCTCGAGAAGTCGAGTTACGCCAAGGGGCTGGTCGCGGCCGCGCGGAACGCGGCGAAGTTCAAGTCGATGACGGGCATGAAATGGTCGACCATCGTCAAGGACGGCCTCGCCATGAAGAAGGCGAGCGACCGCACCTGGCAGCAGATCATCATGGCCGCCAACACCCCGATGCTCCTCAAGGCCGGTCTGGTGGAAGGCAACACCGAAGCCGGTGTGCTCGCCTCCGGTCAGGTCGTCGGCATGCTCGACGACCTGCCGAGCTGCCAGGAGTTGATCGACCGTATCGTCGCCGAGGCCGTCGAACGCATCGACGCTCTCGCGGCTCTCCGTCATACGGAACCGTCCGTATAA
- a CDS encoding TIGR03564 family F420-dependent LLM class oxidoreductase → MRIGLTGGASSTNKIVKQVQKAEADGFTSLWFASTVAGDPLTALAVAGRETRSIELGTAVLQTYPCHPLLQANRVASVAEAMGRPGFTLGLGPSHESLVRDVYGLSYDTPGQNTEEYIRIVAALLRGEEVDFRGEAWSTRSAGRMVAVAHEVPVLLSAMSPRMLRVAGQYADGTVLWMAAPKVIESRISPAIRSAAERAGRPAPRIVAGLPVAVHDDPDAARDAVAATATSYAGMPSYRRVLEEGGASTPADIAIVGDEESVRRQLQGLLDAGATDIWAAIFPVGDDARASVHRTRTLLSALTAE, encoded by the coding sequence ATGCGTATCGGACTCACGGGCGGCGCGTCGTCCACGAACAAGATCGTGAAACAGGTGCAGAAGGCGGAGGCGGACGGTTTCACGTCGCTGTGGTTCGCGAGCACTGTGGCGGGAGATCCGCTGACGGCTCTTGCGGTTGCCGGTCGCGAAACCCGGTCGATCGAACTCGGCACTGCCGTGCTCCAGACCTACCCGTGCCACCCGCTGCTCCAGGCGAACCGGGTGGCGTCGGTAGCCGAGGCGATGGGTCGGCCGGGTTTCACGCTCGGGCTGGGGCCGTCGCACGAGAGTCTGGTCCGGGACGTCTACGGACTGTCGTACGACACTCCGGGGCAGAACACCGAGGAATACATCCGGATCGTCGCCGCACTCCTGCGCGGTGAGGAGGTCGACTTCAGAGGCGAGGCGTGGTCCACCCGGAGTGCGGGCCGGATGGTCGCCGTCGCACATGAGGTGCCGGTCCTGCTGTCCGCCATGTCGCCGCGGATGCTGCGGGTCGCAGGGCAGTACGCAGACGGGACGGTCCTGTGGATGGCGGCACCGAAGGTGATCGAATCGCGGATCTCACCCGCAATCCGGTCGGCTGCCGAACGCGCCGGCCGACCGGCGCCGCGCATCGTGGCGGGACTGCCCGTCGCAGTCCACGACGATCCGGATGCGGCGCGTGACGCGGTCGCCGCGACCGCGACGTCCTACGCGGGGATGCCCAGCTATCGACGGGTCCTGGAGGAAGGGGGCGCAAGCACCCCGGCGGACATTGCGATCGTCGGCGACGAGGAGTCGGTGCGCCGGCAACTGCAGGGACTGCTCGACGCGGGCGCTACCGACATCTGGGCCGCGATCTTCCCCGTCGGCGACGATGCGCGAGCGTCGGTTCACCGCACGAGAACGCTCCTGAGCGCTCTCACTGCCGAATAA
- a CDS encoding TauD/TfdA dioxygenase family protein codes for MFADTQSISAEIGVEISGVDGRSLTDPRAAERCRELIDEYGVVVFRETGIDDADLVTLSRMLGEVVVPRMGGQEDHPEVSAISLDPTKTVLAAYNQGTFHWHIDGATDEIPQKGTLLTALEVSDEGGDTEFANTYASYEALSDRDKAEFENLRVVHSFATAQRLANPDPTDKQEAAWATVPDREHPLVWTRRNGRKSLLIGATASHVVGRPEEKGRRLIGRLLAWSTQPRFSLRHHWRPGDLVLWDNTGMLHRAVPYAPTSPRLMHRTTLAGEEAVA; via the coding sequence GTGTTTGCCGATACCCAGTCGATCTCCGCGGAGATCGGCGTCGAGATCTCCGGCGTCGACGGACGCTCCCTGACCGATCCGCGCGCGGCCGAACGCTGCCGTGAACTCATCGACGAATACGGTGTCGTCGTCTTCCGCGAGACCGGCATCGACGATGCCGACCTCGTGACGTTGAGCCGGATGCTCGGCGAGGTCGTCGTCCCCCGCATGGGTGGCCAGGAAGACCATCCCGAGGTCTCCGCCATCAGCCTCGACCCGACCAAGACCGTCCTCGCCGCATACAACCAGGGCACCTTCCACTGGCATATCGACGGCGCCACAGACGAGATCCCGCAGAAGGGAACCCTTCTCACCGCTCTGGAGGTGTCGGACGAAGGTGGGGACACCGAGTTCGCGAACACCTATGCGTCGTACGAGGCACTGTCCGACCGGGACAAGGCCGAGTTCGAGAATCTTCGTGTCGTCCACAGCTTCGCGACCGCACAGCGGCTCGCCAACCCGGATCCGACCGACAAGCAGGAAGCAGCCTGGGCGACGGTCCCCGACCGCGAGCATCCGCTCGTGTGGACCAGGCGCAACGGTCGCAAGTCGCTGTTGATCGGAGCGACTGCGTCCCACGTGGTCGGCCGGCCGGAAGAGAAGGGACGGCGCCTCATCGGCAGGCTGCTCGCCTGGTCGACCCAACCGCGCTTCTCGCTCCGGCACCACTGGCGCCCGGGTGATCTGGTGCTGTGGGACAACACCGGCATGCTGCATCGCGCAGTCCCCTACGCCCCCACATCTCCACGGCTGATGCACCGGACCACCCTCGCCGGCGAGGAAGCAGTCGCATGA
- a CDS encoding nuclear transport factor 2 family protein, with product MSDLADLQRDVRYLLDRTAILDCIAAHARGCDRHDADLLCSTYHDDGIDEHGTTVNSGPDYAQWANTVHAATSRAHTHNVTTHLCEIDGDTAHCESYVLVGLLGPDARTVQLMSGRYIDRLEKRDGTWRIAVRRSTVEWSAAADASILTSPYFLRQGFANGTRDTDDLSYRRPLCAETPAPARWAQASDSVPGSQEGPL from the coding sequence ATGAGCGATCTCGCCGACCTGCAACGCGATGTCCGGTACCTCCTCGACCGCACCGCCATCCTCGACTGCATCGCCGCACACGCCCGCGGGTGTGATCGGCACGACGCCGACCTGCTCTGCAGCACTTACCACGACGACGGGATCGACGAGCACGGCACGACCGTCAACAGCGGTCCGGACTACGCGCAGTGGGCGAACACCGTGCACGCCGCCACCTCACGAGCACACACCCACAATGTCACCACTCATCTCTGCGAGATCGACGGTGACACGGCCCACTGCGAGAGCTACGTGCTCGTCGGTCTGCTCGGACCGGACGCGCGCACGGTCCAGCTGATGAGCGGGCGGTACATCGACCGGCTCGAGAAGCGCGACGGCACGTGGCGGATCGCCGTCCGGAGGTCCACGGTGGAATGGAGCGCGGCGGCCGACGCGTCGATCCTGACGTCGCCGTATTTCCTTCGTCAGGGCTTCGCCAACGGCACGCGGGACACCGACGACCTGTCCTATCGCCGCCCCTTGTGCGCGGAGACTCCCGCACCCGCCCGGTGGGCACAGGCGAGCGACTCGGTTCCCGGGTCACAGGAAGGACCCCTATGA
- a CDS encoding ABC transporter substrate-binding protein, with protein sequence MSRRRSSYPALLALCSTLFLITACGGSGAGAAASANESAGDPVLGGSARIVQVREPVTLDPAVLANNWVGQAMLGNAVFGTLMVDDPATLEVEHKLATDFSTADGGATFTLTLRPDLVFSDGTPLDAEAVAFNWNRHRDPAVASNALAQASQIASTEVVDDATLQITMRSPNPHFAHAITSSSLNWIASPTALAKGPEAFNAEPIGAGPFVLTEWARQDRMELERNPNYWDSPRPYLDRITLVTVSDVNQRTNVLASGAVDLVAESSWSALTRAEQAGFPTQIVPEGGGQYIALNARRAPFDDVRARKAVAAAVQLDDINNAVFEGNGEVPGTLFQESSPFFADIPLQRHDPAEAQRLFDELASEGKPVEFTFLATSLVEIRTVAETVQAQLGAYDNVDVKVEVLDYAAFMPRYAARDFDATIWSADVQEPHTTLWHQFHSASSGNVAGIADPALDAALESGRLATSPDERVEAYTTVQQRLSDLDVGIWYVRAAPSVIHSSDIHGVRMYALGSPLPEELWSTESG encoded by the coding sequence ATGAGTCGACGGAGATCGTCGTACCCCGCGCTCCTCGCGCTCTGTTCGACACTGTTCCTCATCACTGCCTGCGGAGGTTCCGGTGCGGGCGCTGCCGCCTCGGCGAACGAGTCCGCCGGTGATCCGGTACTCGGCGGATCCGCGCGGATCGTCCAGGTTCGCGAGCCCGTCACGCTCGACCCGGCGGTCCTCGCCAACAACTGGGTCGGACAGGCGATGCTGGGCAACGCTGTGTTCGGAACACTGATGGTCGACGACCCGGCGACACTCGAGGTGGAACACAAACTTGCCACGGACTTCTCGACCGCAGACGGTGGTGCCACGTTCACGTTGACCCTCCGGCCGGATCTCGTATTCTCGGACGGAACGCCGCTCGACGCGGAGGCAGTGGCGTTCAACTGGAATCGGCACCGCGACCCGGCCGTCGCATCGAATGCGCTCGCGCAGGCGTCGCAGATCGCATCGACCGAAGTAGTGGACGACGCCACCCTGCAGATCACCATGCGCTCGCCGAATCCCCACTTCGCTCATGCGATCACCTCGAGTTCACTGAATTGGATCGCCTCCCCCACCGCCCTCGCGAAGGGCCCGGAAGCGTTCAATGCCGAACCGATCGGTGCGGGCCCCTTCGTCCTGACCGAATGGGCACGCCAGGATCGCATGGAACTCGAACGGAACCCGAACTATTGGGACTCACCGCGACCGTACCTGGACCGCATCACGTTGGTCACCGTCAGCGACGTCAACCAACGCACGAATGTGCTTGCCAGTGGCGCAGTGGATCTGGTCGCGGAGTCGAGTTGGTCGGCGCTGACACGGGCGGAGCAGGCGGGGTTCCCGACGCAGATCGTCCCGGAAGGCGGTGGGCAGTACATCGCCCTCAACGCGCGGCGAGCACCGTTCGACGACGTCAGAGCGCGAAAGGCTGTGGCCGCCGCGGTGCAACTCGACGACATCAACAACGCGGTCTTCGAAGGAAACGGCGAAGTGCCGGGTACGTTGTTCCAGGAGTCGTCGCCGTTCTTCGCGGACATACCGCTGCAACGACACGATCCCGCCGAGGCACAGCGGCTGTTCGACGAACTCGCTTCCGAGGGTAAGCCGGTGGAGTTCACATTCCTGGCCACATCTCTCGTCGAGATCCGAACGGTGGCAGAGACGGTTCAGGCGCAACTCGGCGCCTACGACAACGTCGACGTCAAGGTCGAAGTACTCGACTATGCGGCCTTCATGCCGCGGTACGCAGCACGGGATTTCGACGCGACCATCTGGTCGGCCGATGTACAGGAACCGCACACCACGCTGTGGCACCAGTTCCATTCTGCGTCGTCGGGAAATGTTGCAGGTATCGCCGACCCCGCGCTGGACGCCGCCCTCGAGTCCGGCCGGCTGGCGACCTCACCGGACGAGCGGGTCGAGGCCTACACGACGGTCCAACAGCGACTTTCCGATCTCGACGTCGGCATCTGGTACGTGCGCGCGGCGCCCTCGGTGATCCACAGTTCCGACATCCACGGAGTCCGCATGTACGCGTTGGGTTCTCCCCTGCCGGAAGAACTGTGGTCGACCGAGTCCGGATAG